In a single window of the Anaerocolumna cellulosilytica genome:
- a CDS encoding polysaccharide deacetylase family protein — translation MFPGNKYKAVTFSYDDGVTQDKRLVDIFHKYGLKATFNLNSGLQSGASSFTKNDIVIRRMNVEGLKKLYQGHEIAVHTLTHPFLEKQDAETVYNEVLQDKKNLEQIFEQNIQGMAYPFGTYNDEVKKIVKDCGIRYSRTVETTEDFLPQKDLLAFKSTCHHNNPNLMKLAEQFVHSEVKEVQIFYIWGHSYEFEVDQNWDVIEEFCRFISRRDDIFYGTNEEVLLCNHE, via the coding sequence ATGTTTCCGGGGAATAAATACAAAGCGGTAACCTTTAGTTATGATGATGGGGTTACACAAGATAAAAGACTGGTAGATATCTTTCATAAGTATGGTCTAAAGGCTACGTTTAATTTGAATTCCGGGTTGCAAAGCGGAGCCAGTAGTTTTACTAAAAATGATATTGTAATTAGACGTATGAATGTTGAAGGATTAAAAAAGCTGTATCAGGGTCATGAAATAGCGGTTCATACTTTGACACATCCATTTCTTGAAAAGCAGGATGCAGAGACCGTATATAATGAAGTTCTTCAGGATAAGAAAAATCTAGAGCAGATATTTGAGCAGAATATCCAAGGAATGGCTTACCCGTTTGGAACTTATAATGATGAAGTAAAAAAAATCGTTAAAGATTGTGGTATCCGTTATTCTCGAACTGTTGAGACTACGGAGGACTTTTTACCGCAGAAGGATTTGCTGGCATTTAAGAGCACCTGTCACCATAATAACCCGAATCTCATGAAGTTAGCAGAACAATTTGTACATTCAGAGGTGAAAGAAGTACAAATATTCTATATATGGGGACACAGTTATGAATTTGAAGTGGACCAGAATTGGGACGTAATAGAAGAGTTCTGCCGTTTTATTAGCCGCAGGGATGATATTTTCTATGGTACTAATGAAGAAGTACTTCTTTGTAACCATGAATAA
- a CDS encoding aspartate ammonia-lyase encodes MRMEQDSLGEMELPDNILYGIQSARAKDNFALNYKSTNLHLIYAIVKVKKAAALTYEKLGIGKKEIYPYIIRACDEILSGIWKEQFPIDALQGGAGTSANMNVNEVIANIALQLMGKNTGEYEFIHPLEDVNRGQSTNDIYPSALRIASIELLRNLSESCAKLQQSLQERENEFEDIKKLGRTELMDAIPITLGNEFGAYAQAISRDRWRLYKVEERLRQINLGGTAVGNASNADKKYRFLVIEKLRELTDMGLAAAEYPMDITQNNDVFVEVSGLLKALAVNLMKISNDLRLMNSGPHGGFGEIRLAPVQMGSTIMPGKVNPVIPEMVMQTAIKVIANDCAITTAAAHGEFELNAFLPLIAEALLESLSILERAVTLLRLKCVETLQPDKERCLELLSQSYAFATAYTSKLGYDTVSRIIKENSGNVNAIKSALDNYRVD; translated from the coding sequence ATGAGAATGGAACAAGACAGTCTGGGAGAAATGGAGCTGCCAGACAATATATTATATGGTATTCAAAGTGCAAGGGCAAAAGATAATTTTGCACTAAACTATAAAAGCACTAACTTACATCTAATATATGCCATTGTTAAGGTTAAAAAAGCTGCGGCATTAACTTACGAAAAGCTTGGAATCGGTAAAAAAGAGATCTATCCCTATATTATCAGAGCATGTGATGAAATCTTGTCTGGGATATGGAAGGAGCAGTTTCCCATAGATGCTCTCCAGGGAGGTGCCGGGACCTCTGCAAATATGAATGTCAATGAAGTAATTGCGAATATTGCGTTGCAATTAATGGGTAAAAATACAGGCGAATATGAATTTATCCATCCGTTAGAGGATGTTAACCGGGGGCAGTCCACCAATGATATTTATCCGTCCGCTCTAAGAATTGCGTCCATTGAACTGCTGAGAAATCTAAGTGAGAGCTGTGCTAAGCTTCAACAGTCCTTGCAGGAAAGAGAAAATGAGTTTGAAGATATCAAGAAACTAGGACGAACGGAGCTTATGGATGCAATCCCAATTACTCTTGGGAACGAATTTGGTGCCTATGCACAGGCAATATCCAGGGATCGTTGGAGACTTTATAAGGTGGAAGAAAGATTAAGGCAGATAAATCTAGGAGGGACTGCCGTTGGTAATGCAAGCAATGCAGATAAAAAATACCGGTTTTTGGTTATTGAAAAACTAAGGGAATTAACGGACATGGGGTTGGCGGCAGCAGAATATCCTATGGATATTACGCAGAATAATGACGTATTTGTTGAGGTCTCAGGCTTATTAAAAGCTCTGGCGGTAAATCTTATGAAAATATCCAATGATCTGCGGTTAATGAATTCCGGTCCCCATGGAGGCTTTGGGGAGATAAGACTTGCACCGGTTCAGATGGGAAGTACTATTATGCCGGGAAAAGTAAATCCGGTGATACCGGAAATGGTTATGCAGACGGCCATTAAGGTAATAGCGAATGATTGTGCCATTACAACAGCAGCTGCGCATGGTGAATTTGAACTAAATGCATTTCTGCCATTAATTGCAGAAGCTCTATTAGAGAGCTTAAGTATATTAGAACGGGCGGTTACCTTATTGCGGCTTAAATGTGTGGAAACCTTACAGCCGGATAAGGAAAGGTGTCTTGAACTATTAAGTCAGTCTTATGCCTTTGCAACAGCATACACTTCTAAGTTAGGCTATGACACGGTAAGCCGAATTATTAAGGAAAATAGCGGCAATGTAAATGCCATAAAAAGTGCATTAGACAATTATAGGGTCGATTGA
- the hydF gene encoding [FeFe] hydrogenase H-cluster maturation GTPase HydF translates to MGLNDTPAADRIHIGFFGKRNVGKSSIVNAVTGQELAVVSDIKGTTTDPVYKAMELLPMGPVMIVDTPGIDDVGELGELRVKKTKQVLNKTDVAVLVIDGTTGKSEEDIALLQLFKEKDISYIVVYNKSDLTDFRNSDAEQEIYVSAKNKINIEALKEKIASLAPTDSSKLRIVADLIKPSDFVVLVTPIDKAAPKGRLILPQQQTIRDILEADAIAIVVKEYELRETLSNLGKKPSLVITDSQVFAKVSADTERDIPLTSFSILFARYKGLLNAAVKGVTALEELEDGDTLLISEGCTHHRQCDDIGQVKLPRWIKNYTGKELHFEFTSGGEFPLDLNKYKLVVHCGGCMLPEREIKFRMKCAEDQKVPITNYGTLIAYMQGILRRSLEPFPHLLAELED, encoded by the coding sequence ATGGGACTAAATGATACACCGGCAGCCGATCGGATACATATCGGTTTTTTTGGAAAAAGGAATGTGGGAAAATCCAGCATTGTCAATGCAGTTACAGGACAGGAGCTGGCTGTTGTATCGGATATAAAAGGTACTACTACGGATCCTGTTTACAAGGCGATGGAATTGCTTCCTATGGGGCCGGTTATGATAGTAGATACCCCGGGTATCGATGATGTGGGGGAGCTTGGAGAATTACGTGTTAAAAAAACCAAGCAAGTATTAAATAAGACAGATGTGGCAGTTTTAGTTATTGATGGAACCACCGGTAAATCCGAGGAAGATATAGCGTTATTACAACTTTTTAAAGAAAAAGATATAAGTTACATTGTGGTATATAATAAGTCTGATTTGACAGATTTTAGAAATTCTGATGCAGAACAGGAAATCTATGTAAGCGCAAAAAACAAGATAAATATCGAAGCATTAAAAGAAAAGATTGCTTCACTGGCACCAACAGATTCCTCCAAACTAAGAATAGTTGCTGACTTAATAAAACCTTCTGATTTTGTAGTGCTGGTTACACCTATTGATAAAGCTGCACCCAAGGGAAGGCTAATACTACCTCAGCAGCAGACAATTCGCGATATTCTGGAAGCAGATGCGATTGCTATTGTAGTAAAAGAATACGAATTAAGAGAAACGCTAAGTAACTTAGGTAAGAAACCAAGTCTTGTCATTACAGACAGTCAGGTCTTTGCAAAAGTATCAGCGGATACTGAAAGAGACATTCCTTTAACCTCCTTTTCTATACTATTTGCCAGGTATAAGGGATTGCTAAATGCAGCAGTTAAGGGAGTAACAGCTTTAGAGGAATTAGAGGATGGAGACACCCTTCTAATATCTGAAGGCTGCACCCATCACCGTCAGTGTGATGATATCGGCCAAGTAAAGCTACCGAGATGGATAAAGAATTATACAGGAAAGGAACTACATTTTGAATTTACTTCCGGTGGGGAATTTCCCTTGGATTTAAACAAATATAAATTAGTTGTTCACTGCGGTGGCTGTATGCTTCCGGAACGTGAGATTAAGTTTCGGATGAAATGTGCAGAGGATCAAAAGGTTCCTATCACCAATTATGGTACGCTGATTGCCTATATGCAGGGTATTTTAAGGCGGAGTTTAGAACCGTTTCCCCATCTTTTGGCAGAGTTGGAGGACTAA
- the panD gene encoding aspartate 1-decarboxylase: MLVTMMKSKIHKATVTEANLGYMGSITIDQDLMDAAGILIGEKVQIVNNYNGARFETYTISGEPGSGILCLNGAAARLVQPGDEVIIIAYGMMEEEEAKSFHGSVVFVDKSNQITQRIDREIPGVLV, encoded by the coding sequence ATGCTGGTAACTATGATGAAGAGTAAAATACATAAAGCTACGGTAACAGAAGCAAACCTCGGATATATGGGTAGTATAACCATTGATCAGGATTTGATGGATGCTGCTGGAATATTAATTGGAGAAAAAGTACAGATTGTAAATAATTATAACGGAGCCAGATTTGAAACATATACGATTAGCGGAGAACCGGGAAGCGGAATACTTTGCCTGAATGGAGCGGCTGCCAGGCTGGTACAGCCGGGAGATGAAGTAATTATCATTGCTTATGGAATGATGGAAGAGGAGGAAGCAAAAAGCTTTCATGGGAGTGTTGTATTTGTTGACAAAAGTAACCAGATAACGCAAAGGATTGACAGAGAAATACCAGGTGTGCTTGTTTAA